The nucleotide window GTCTATAGGCACCTTCAAGTGTGGTCAGTGCTAACTACgggattttaatctgttgcacctgtcacttccagagaaGTTCcgtcttctttgtttattttggcttcctctgtttgcaagtctcttcagtgtctaatttcctgacacaagggggcaaagttggtcacttatttaggctaacttgttcagttgtgctgtgggaagggagaaacactgcaaagaaatatcactggcatgtgtggggagtacTCACAgcgtctgggccacactgggtttgcccccgctcatggtATGTGTACTTTcccggtctacactgctcaggctccaggttgctctgcaggggaactgtctaaagcagGTCCTGGGgtgcgtgcacttcccaggtctaagccactcaggttcaggttcttgcatactccacaaaggcacaaacttggttgggcctgcattttgtgcccttcccaggtccgagcagctcaggagACCAGGTGCTTGGAGAGTGCACTCTCCCAGCTGGGCAGTGActcttatcacctccctggtctgagaactttggtttcctgggtgtgcagcaagagcactgtctcaggtgtgtctcctctggggagctgatctctgactgcaaccctcctggtggatgtcaaccgtccaggatcccaggaagattgGTTAGTAACTGGGAgactgctcacagtttggtggaggatgccatctctgtGGTCAAGATTGCCCCTCGCCTTCAGGCTCTGGCTGTCGCCCACCTGGCTCTCAGCCTCTGGTggggggcttgggggaggggccagtccacagccggctagctctcTTCTGGTGTCccctcaatcctttgttctgtgagtgggccaggctctctctctttttttctctctgattatcccacagtttgggttacTATCTCACATttgctccctcagattgtcctcacgGCATCCAGGGCCTGTCCCCACCCTAAGCAAAGCAAAATGCCTCCCTGTTCAACCCTGCTCGCTGCTGGTGGACtcaagcatctgggctacttctccgctGGGAGTCGTGActaggcacataatctgtgggttcttcccccccacccctcccagttatgttgccctctgagattccaaaactccccacagacccaccagtgagaggatttcctggtgtttggaaacttctcctctttcatgactccctccccggggcaggtctctgtccctaactcttttgtctctctttttatcttttatattttgtcctacatccttttgaagagaatgggctgcatTTCTGGGtgctggtgtcctccaccagcattcagaagttgttttgtgaaatttgcTTAGCGtttaaatgatcttttgatgaatttgggggagaaagtggtctccccatcctgttTCTCCCCCATTTTAGGGCCGctcccaataaatattttaaaaaaagacagtctTAATAAGTCCTTAAAATAATGCATACTGTGCTTCATCAGTTGTCACAATGATTTATAGTGTAAAATACTTAATTGTAAAATTAAGTTTGTAGGAGGCAGACACCAATAATATagatcagagaagaaaactaaaaatttagaccaaacatgtacatatacacacacagaccccTTCTCATGAATTGTCTTCAGCTACTCTCAAGACTGAAGACTGATAGGTCTATAGGAGATTTGTTTGTGATGTATGGTGTATGAGAAGTCCTAACCAGTTGACTCCAATGATTTTAAATCATATGAACAAAATATAATTATGTGTACACTCATTTCCATATCCTAACTACAGTGGATCATCTCCAagaacaagaaatgcaaaaaagcaaaatggctgtctcaggaggccttaaaaattagctgtgaaaagaagagatgcaaaaagcaaaggagaaagggaaagatataccaatttgaaggcagagttcaaagaaatagcaaggagagataagaaagccttcctcaatgatcagtgcaaagaaatagaggaaaacaatagaatgggaaagactagatatttcttcaagaaaattagagatgctgtctcaatggacatgagtttgggtaagccctgggagttggcgatggacagggaggcctggtgtgctgcagtccatgggctcacaaagagttgggcactactgagtgactgaactgaactgagctgaactacaAAGGAAAAAGTAATTGGAAATGAAATCTATTGGTTAATCACTCACTAGGCCATATTTTGCACAAGTGTTAAGAGTTTTTTTGATAGTcagaattttgaattaaaataatattttttgagtgCTAATATTCACCATTGTGCTTGCTATGTATCTTCAggaatgtctgactctgtgtgaccccatggactgtagcctgccaggctcctctgtccacatgattctcgaggcaagaggactggagtaggttgctatgctgtcctccagggatcttcccaacccagggatcaagccacatctcttatgtctcttgcagtggcaggcaggtactttaccacaatgccacctgggaagccacaggaAGAAGTGCAAATACCAAAACATAATATAAACTTGAATGAagtaaaatctttcattttaatgaattcaTCACTGTGCCTTCACCAGcaagcaaaaatgaaagaaaatatttacttgcATATTGAATAAGTTATACATTTGCTACATGTTGTGGAGAGTAAAACTATGACTAACCAAATTCTTTTCTCAAAGAGCTTACAATATATTTGGTGAGAGAGAAATATTatacaaatacattttctttaaaaaaatacttcttcAAATTAATCTTCACTTcccttcaataaacatttacatgTGATTTCCCAAATTCTTTCATTACCACTCAGTGTttcatgtaaagtgaaagtgtggagAGAGGCTCAGAGTGAGGGGATATGTGTGTAATAAGtgattcactctgttgtacagcagaaactaacacacttaTGTAAAGCTATTAcactccaaaataaataaataataaataaaaaatttaaaaaataaaatcaatattttcagGGAGTCATCAAAATTATAACATTTCATGCAGAATGTTAACTTGATGAATTTAATATTTCATGTCCAAAGAATGGCAAAATGAGCATCTTTCCCACATACAAACTTAGTTATCTTAGATTTCAATGATAAAAAGAATATTCAAGTTTATACATGTAAGTGTATGAAGAAAGTCTCAAAAATGTAGGAAATGTCAGAAATATCACACATGttcataatatatacacacaaaacctACACAATTATCAATCTAGAAGAACACATACTAAACACATAATAACTTCCAGTGCATTTCTATTTCcttaaattttcaatatttttcaaatttttacaaTGTTAACATATTCCACTCAAAAGCCAAAATTGTGAGGTGGTGAGTGTTTCCTTAGCTGTTTGTGTGTTTGCCTTTTAAACCAAcctaaaataattcataaaacacAACTATATATCCATTACAAAGAAGTCACTGTGTGTTAAAAATACTGGAGGGATATCAATATTCTTATGATAATGGTTAACATTTATTAGTACTGCCTTAAATGATTTGCATACATGAATTGATTTAATCTTTATAGTAActgtgtgcgtgcatgtatgctcagtcactcagtcctgtcagactctttgcaaacccatggactatagcccaccaggcttctctgtccatggaattttctagtcaagaacactggagtgggttgtcatttccttctccagggatcttccagacccagggatcaaacacatgtctcttgcatagacagatggattgtttaccactgagccacctgggaagccccttatagtAACTATATGGACCTGGAATTATTATTTATCTAGTGCAGTTGAGGAAACTTGAGGCTTGAATTTTCAGTGATCTATGGTTTATATAAGTAATAGAGCAGCAGTCCTAGAATCTAAATTTTGGAATGTTTGGTTCCCAAGCAAGTGTTCAAATCACTCTGCTATAACGCTTCTCTCTAAAGTAAAGGAAATGACTTCTGAAATTGGCATCATTGTTCCCAAAATTGACCTCTTTTCCATCATAACATTCTCTGAAGTTGGATTACGTTTTAGAATATATATGACATATTTGAAAAGCTGACAACTATACTTTTTCATTTAGGAAATcagtttcactttaaaatgtgTATAGTTAGACTAGGTTTAACATGGTTCTGGTTTCCAATTATAATATCGATTTCCAAAGgcatattcttaaaaataaaattatattttttatatttagataGATTACATTTAGTTAGGCAAATGATGgctcagcaaaataaataaacaaacaattctATTTGTCTCTGAAGAGACAGCAAGGAAATACACtacaggaatgaaaagaaaaatgactttgaAGTTTAACATCACTGTTACTTTAATTATTTGgagtcctttctcttcttcatgaCCCTATTGAGTgcattttttacttctttgtttctaAGACTGTATATaagggggttcagcatggggatgaCAATAGTATAAAAAACAGAAGCCACTTGATCCTTTCCCAAGGAGTAGGACTTACTTGGTTTTAAGTAAGTGAAAATCATAGTGCCATAGAAGATGGTGACTGCCAGGAGATGGGAGGCACAGGTAGAGAAGGCTTTCTgcttccctgcagtggaagtgattTTAAGGATAGTGGACAGGATGGACACATAGGACACAGATATTGTGATAAGAGACACCAGTAGGGTGGAGCCAGCAGAAATGAATATGATGATTTCAATGTCATGTGTGTCAGTGCAGGACAGCGCTAAAATTGCTGGTCCATCACAGAAAAAGTGATAAATTATCTTTGAGTTGCAGAAATACAATCTACTCAAGCACAGAACATTGACAGAGGTGTCCATAAAGCCAATCAAATAGGATCCAAAGACAAGAGAGCAGCATCGCCTGGTGGACATAACCACCTGGTAACGCAGAGGGCTGCACAGGGCTGCATAGCAATCATAGGCcatggaggagagaaggaaacatTCAGTGGCACccaagaagacaaagaaatacatCTGAGTGAAGCAGTTCAGGTATGAAGTATTCTTCTTGGAAGTTAGTAAGTTGTCTAAGGTTTTAGGGGTGATGACGCTTGAGTAACTGAGATCAAGAAATGACAAGTGactgaggaaaaagtacatgggggtgtgaagCTGGGGGTCCAGGTGGATTATCAGTATCATCCCCACATTCCCCAGCACAGTGATCAGGTATATCAGGAGAAAGAGGGTGAAGAGGACCAGCCGGATCTCTTTAGAATCTGTCAGTCCCATGAGGATGAAGTCAGACACCTGTGTGATATTCCTTCTGCCCATAGTGTTCAAATGCTCCAAATGGTTGAGATCAAAGTTGATACTTGACATGAATTACTTCAAAAAGCTTGCGGTTTTATAAACAACATGGTGTATTTATATTTGATGTTATAGTTTGATGTTTCTAGAGAGTGAGAAGAGGGTTGTAGAGAGTATGAAAAGAAAACTCTTAATTTGACTATCAAATATAGAAATAAGGGTAACTATATTTGGATATAATGTAGCAAAACCTAATACAATTGAATAGTTAGAATGACTGATACTGTTTTAAGGTTTGTCATTATTAATGCATTTAATTACCATCAGATTATTATACCATAGTTAGTACCATTTGACACATTCTTCATATGAGAAAAAAAGCACTGTGAATTTAGTTAACCCAACCAGAGTCAGAGCTATTAAATATTGGATCTGATATTCTACCAAGGTAGATCTACTGCAAAAGGAATACCCATAATACTATATTCTTATTTATGATTGATTTTAACAAACCTGAAAAAATTTTTAGatatataataacaaaaattgTTTGAGGTATATATAattgataatttgatatatatacatatatatatatataaattgataCATATATAATTGTTTGATATATATAGTTTAATGCATCATGCACTGTTCTTTCTTTCCCAATATATTTACTATTATACTAACAGTAATATTAGTATACATTATTATCTaatgaaatattcatttcatCTTTAGTGAATTTCAGTAGCATATGCTAAATTATAGACCATATATTAGTATAAATGTTCAAACAGCAGGATGCTTGTACAACTTgataattcaaaattaaatttcttccaaaattatatttctaagtatGCACATTGATTGCAGACCATGATTACATCAACTCTGTATTTCTGGTTCTACAAAACTTGGCATTACTTAGGGAAAGGTTTAAATAATATCAGTGTACATATTCTGaaaatatctccattttatttgATTCTACCTAAAACCTTCTACCTTTGAGAATAATACTTACTGGAGGCCAAGGTTGGTAAAATACACTTCTTTCAATATTATCTGTCTATGAAGTATGTCGGCCACAAATTTTGCtcacaaataaaacacaaagatcaTGTAAGTTGAAAATTTCTCTAATAAACATCGTTCTTTTTTgagacaaattatttttaaattttaatgcagtcattttgttttcttcagtagggaaaaataaatcaaactaGAAACTTCATTCAGCTCCTGATCAAATGTAAAATTTGCTAGGAAGTTACACCTGAAAAGAATTTCATGGCTCCACTCTATAGGTACATCAGCAGAGAAGAGCATGCTTTTCATCTCATCCTAATATTTCCAGGGTAGATCATATACTGGGAATTGTTGATAATGAAACGTTTGCTCATCCCTGTGGAACAATTATCAAGAAAGATTGCTCTGCCTGTCTCCAGGGACAAAAGTGCAAGGACCAAAAGCAGCTACGATAGGATTTGAGAATTTAGTagtcttttcccttgctgctaagtcacatcagtcatgtccgactctgtgtgatcccatagatggcagcccaccaggctcccccgtccctgggattctccaggcaagaacactggagtgggttgccatttccttctctaatgcatgaaagtgaaaagggaaagtgaagtcgctcagtcgcgtccaactcttcacaaccccatggactgcagcccaccaggctcctccgtccatgggagtttccaggcaagagtactggagtgggttgccagtgccttctcccttAGGAGCCACAAAATGAAGAGCCTAATGGTTTGGTCTACCTTTGTGATGCTCTAAATTTATTCCCAGAGTGGTAGAGAAACTATTTCTAGTGAAATATTTACTCCATGATTAAAATCATCAGGGGCAGAATGATACATTTTTGAcaataaaagttttatatttaaatatgtaatacTATTTAGGGAGTAAATatgtttgttaaaaagaaaactggaatataacaaaattcaaagaatgatatgaaaaaaaaaaaaaaactgttgtaaCAATTTAATGAATTCCTCCCAATTATTTTTGTCATGGAGTACTTATCTGTATGCCTCTAGATTTGCATAATCACTATCATACTGTATAGTAAGTATCCACTCTCATTTTAtaactaagtgaaagtgaagtcgctcagtcgtatccgactctttgcgaccccgtggactgtagcccaccagactcctccgtccatgggattctccaggcaagaatactggagtgggttgccatttccttctccaggggatcttcccaacccagggatcaaacccaggtgtcctgcattgcaggcaggtgctttaacctctgagccaccagggaagcactaaaGCCACCTCAAAAACCATGATAAATGCAAAACTATGAAGAGAAAGTTTTTCTTACTTAATATTTTCTAACACTGAaactcat belongs to Bos indicus x Bos taurus breed Angus x Brahman F1 hybrid chromosome 15, Bos_hybrid_MaternalHap_v2.0, whole genome shotgun sequence and includes:
- the LOC113904661 gene encoding olfactory receptor 8H1-like, which codes for MGRRNITQVSDFILMGLTDSKEIRLVLFTLFLLIYLITVLGNVGMILIIHLDPQLHTPMYFFLSHLSFLDLSYSSVITPKTLDNLLTSKKNTSYLNCFTQMYFFVFLGATECFLLSSMAYDCYAALCSPLRYQVVMSTRRCCSLVFGSYLIGFMDTSVNVLCLSRLYFCNSKIIYHFFCDGPAILALSCTDTHDIEIIIFISAGSTLLVSLITISVSYVSILSTILKITSTAGKQKAFSTCASHLLAVTIFYGTMIFTYLKPSKSYSLGKDQVASVFYTIVIPMLNPLIYSLRNKEVKNALNRVMKKRKDSK